A part of Brassica rapa cultivar Chiifu-401-42 chromosome A05, CAAS_Brap_v3.01, whole genome shotgun sequence genomic DNA contains:
- the LOC103866395 gene encoding SWR1-complex protein 4 isoform X1 translates to MGGTDAKDILGLPKTPLSLTQEKKSRPQKESHRKPDGISREVYALTGGVAPLMPSIDVTQLKRPPPPDEKVAWQWLPVKSSARKDDLQLYHWVRVVNDIPPSGDYSFAKYNKSVDVLKYTDDEYENHLTDPVWTKEETDQLFELCERFDLRFTVIADRFPLSRTLEELKDRYYSVTRALLRARAQSPAELANHPLIKEPYDMTRDRERKRALSMVLSQSRHQEKKDAEILAEAKRITEMRLAARRAAEPDVPANENIGSVSPSSNSQLPATAVAPSTLTMADYASTLASLRMLHVYLRTYGLEQMVQAASSAVGLRTIKRVEQTLQDLGVNLKPKVPTKTVCDEHLELRKEILTLLNLQKQLQYKESEGSSHREGTYGAMPDTPKDRVFASEPFGFGGTFLLSPLFQNFMYYFTISNLPGVCLSVFTAERPIKKEPKRKGPGRQSDTPSPAHKRPRKLKASDL, encoded by the exons ATGGGCGGTACGGACGCGAAGGACATCCTCGGGTTGCCGAAGACGCCACTGTCTCTAACTCAGGAGAAGAAATCTCGACCCCAGAAGGAGTCACATCGAAAACCCGATGGCATCTCTCGCGAG GTTTATGCGCTTACCGGCGGCGTTGCGCCTCTTATGCCTTCGATTGATGTTACCCAGTTGAAGCGACCTCCTCCACCTGATGAGAAG GTTGCTTGGCAGTGGCTTCCCGTCAAAAGTTCTGCTAGAAAAGATGATTTGCAGCTCTACCATTGG GTTAGAGTGGTAAATGATATTCCACCATCAGGTGACTATTCCTTTGCCAAGTACAACAAG TCAGTTGATGTCTTGAAATACACTGACGATGAGTATGAAAACCATTTAACGGACCCT GTGTGGACCAAGGAAGAGACAGATCAGTTATTTGAATTGTGTGAAAGGTTTGATCTCCGTTTCACTGTGATTGCTGATCGCTTTCCGTTATCCCGGACTCTAGAGGAATTGAAGGATCGTTACTATAGTG TAACTCGGGCCCTGCTGCGTGCTAGAGCTCAGTCTCCAGCAGAGTTGGCAAACCATCCTCTTATAAAG GAGCCGTATGATATGACACGCGATAGAGAGCGCAAACGTGCATTGTCAATGGTCTTGTCCCAGAGTAGACACCAGGAGAAGAAAGATGCTGAG ATTCTTGCTGAGGCTAAGAGAATCACAGAGATGCGTCTGGCTGCGCGT CGTGCGGCAGAGCCTGATGTACCTGCGAATGAAAATATCGGTAGTGTATCTCCATCTTCCAATTCTCAACTTCCTGCAACTGCCGTGGCTCCATCAACACTAACTATGGCTGATTATGCCTCTACCCTTGCTTCTCTCCGCATG CTTCATGTGTATTTGAGAACCTATGGACTTGAACAAATGGTCCAAGCTGCAAGCTCTGCTGTTGGTCTTCGAACGATCAAGCGCGTTGAGCAGACTCTGCAAGATCTCGGG GTTAATTTAAAGCCAAAGGTTCCTACAAAAACTGTATGCGATGAGCATCTTGAATTACGGAAAGAAATTCTAACACTATTGAATCTTCAGAAACag CTACAGTATAAAGAATCAGAAGGTTCATCACACCGTGAAGGGACATATGGCGCAATGCCAGATACTCCAAAA GATCGTGTTTTCGCATCTGAGCCATTCGGTTTTGGAGGTACATTTCTTTTATCTCctttgtttcagaattttatgtACTACTTCACCATATCTAACTTGCCaggtgtgtgtctgtctgtgttcACAGCTGAAAGACCAATCAAGAAGGAACCAAAGCGGAAG GGTCCTGGAAGACAATCAGATACTCCTTCACCAGCTCATAAGCGCCCCAGAAAATTGAAAGCATCTGATCTCTAA
- the LOC103866395 gene encoding SWR1-complex protein 4 isoform X2: MGGTDAKDILGLPKTPLSLTQEKKSRPQKESHRKPDGISREVYALTGGVAPLMPSIDVTQLKRPPPPDEKVAWQWLPVKSSARKDDLQLYHWVRVVNDIPPSGDYSFAKYNKSVDVLKYTDDEYENHLTDPVWTKEETDQLFELCERFDLRFTVIADRFPLSRTLEELKDRYYSVTRALLRARAQSPAELANHPLIKEPYDMTRDRERKRALSMVLSQSRHQEKKDAEILAEAKRITEMRLAARRAAEPDVPANENIGSVSPSSNSQLPATAVAPSTLTMADYASTLASLRMLHVYLRTYGLEQMVQAASSAVGLRTIKRVEQTLQDLGVNLKPKVPTKTVCDEHLELRKEILTLLNLQKQLQYKESEGSSHREGTYGAMPDTPKDRVFASEPFGFGAERPIKKEPKRKGPGRQSDTPSPAHKRPRKLKASDL, from the exons ATGGGCGGTACGGACGCGAAGGACATCCTCGGGTTGCCGAAGACGCCACTGTCTCTAACTCAGGAGAAGAAATCTCGACCCCAGAAGGAGTCACATCGAAAACCCGATGGCATCTCTCGCGAG GTTTATGCGCTTACCGGCGGCGTTGCGCCTCTTATGCCTTCGATTGATGTTACCCAGTTGAAGCGACCTCCTCCACCTGATGAGAAG GTTGCTTGGCAGTGGCTTCCCGTCAAAAGTTCTGCTAGAAAAGATGATTTGCAGCTCTACCATTGG GTTAGAGTGGTAAATGATATTCCACCATCAGGTGACTATTCCTTTGCCAAGTACAACAAG TCAGTTGATGTCTTGAAATACACTGACGATGAGTATGAAAACCATTTAACGGACCCT GTGTGGACCAAGGAAGAGACAGATCAGTTATTTGAATTGTGTGAAAGGTTTGATCTCCGTTTCACTGTGATTGCTGATCGCTTTCCGTTATCCCGGACTCTAGAGGAATTGAAGGATCGTTACTATAGTG TAACTCGGGCCCTGCTGCGTGCTAGAGCTCAGTCTCCAGCAGAGTTGGCAAACCATCCTCTTATAAAG GAGCCGTATGATATGACACGCGATAGAGAGCGCAAACGTGCATTGTCAATGGTCTTGTCCCAGAGTAGACACCAGGAGAAGAAAGATGCTGAG ATTCTTGCTGAGGCTAAGAGAATCACAGAGATGCGTCTGGCTGCGCGT CGTGCGGCAGAGCCTGATGTACCTGCGAATGAAAATATCGGTAGTGTATCTCCATCTTCCAATTCTCAACTTCCTGCAACTGCCGTGGCTCCATCAACACTAACTATGGCTGATTATGCCTCTACCCTTGCTTCTCTCCGCATG CTTCATGTGTATTTGAGAACCTATGGACTTGAACAAATGGTCCAAGCTGCAAGCTCTGCTGTTGGTCTTCGAACGATCAAGCGCGTTGAGCAGACTCTGCAAGATCTCGGG GTTAATTTAAAGCCAAAGGTTCCTACAAAAACTGTATGCGATGAGCATCTTGAATTACGGAAAGAAATTCTAACACTATTGAATCTTCAGAAACag CTACAGTATAAAGAATCAGAAGGTTCATCACACCGTGAAGGGACATATGGCGCAATGCCAGATACTCCAAAA GATCGTGTTTTCGCATCTGAGCCATTCGGTTTTGGAG CTGAAAGACCAATCAAGAAGGAACCAAAGCGGAAG GGTCCTGGAAGACAATCAGATACTCCTTCACCAGCTCATAAGCGCCCCAGAAAATTGAAAGCATCTGATCTCTAA